TACATTGCCGTTAGTGCAACGGCACAGGAAAGTAAGCTGGATTATGCCATGGCTTTTCCTCATACAAGGTCTGTGTTGCAGGCCGATGCTTTATGGCACCCGGCACTGGATAAGGCGGTTGCCAATCCGGTACATCTTAATAGTGCCGGCAATGTTCTTTTTCTTACCGGCGCCAATATGGCCGGTAAATCCACTTTCATGAAATCCCTGGGTATTGCGGTGTATCTCGCTCATATGGGTTTTCCCGTGGCAGCCCGCGGCATGCAGTTTTCTGTTCGCGATGGCCTTTATTCGAGTATCAATGTTTCAGATAACCTGAATATGGGATACAGTCATTTTTATGCAGAAGTGCTGCGGGTTAAAAAGGCGGCTGAAGAAGTAAGCAGTGGCAGGAATATGGTGGTGATCTTTGATGAGCTGTTCAAGGGAACGAATGTGAAGGACGCTTATGATGCCACGCTCTCTGTGACGGCTTCTTTTTCCAGATACCATAATTGCATTTTCGTGATCTCGACGCATATCATCGAGGTAGGTGAAGCGCTGGCCTCTTATCACAACCTGCAGTTTGCTTATATGCCTACGGTAATGAGCGGAAATATCCCTGTATATCCGTATACACTGAAACAAGGGATCACCAGTGATCGTCATGGTATGATGATCGTAATGAATGAAGGGATACTTGAAATGATCAAAGGAAACTGATTTTAAAAAAGTTAAAAATGTAAAAGATGAAAAATATATTCAGGATATTATCACTTTCAATGCTGCCAGCTTCCTTACTGGCGCAGTCTGCGGATGACAGGATCAGATCTTCCGGGTTTCCTGTGATTGGAAAAATCATAAATACGAATATTCCCGGTGCGCCTGTGCTGGATCAGCCTGAGTTGCTCAAAGGAACTGAGCAGGAGATCAGAACTGAAAAGCACGGGCTTGCCTATCCTGCTTTTTTCGACTGGAACAAAGATGGAAAAATGGATTTGCTGTTGGGTGAATTTGAAACCGGAAAAACAGGATCCGATATCAAAGTGTACCTCAATGAAGGGTCAAACAAAAAACCAAAGTTCTCCGGTAAATATTTCTACGCTAAAG
This portion of the Pseudobacter ginsenosidimutans genome encodes:
- a CDS encoding MutS-related protein, whose translation is MSFVADKQTTDDLNLLGKYKPNSIYGLFSKVRTPGGERLLDAMFQQPLTDPVAINRRSSLFRYFQEKELVFPFQPAAFRLAEEYLSGGVAPGLVRSGFSVMRKKAMGIFLRDEQFMVLSAGMQAAIEMLRQLSGLIALIDGEKNPWKQELESVSLVLADTRLEWVRQHEGEPVTTLQLIRYDHLLRHTLRQEMQLVLNAVYEIDVYIAVSATAQESKLDYAMAFPHTRSVLQADALWHPALDKAVANPVHLNSAGNVLFLTGANMAGKSTFMKSLGIAVYLAHMGFPVAARGMQFSVRDGLYSSINVSDNLNMGYSHFYAEVLRVKKAAEEVSSGRNMVVIFDELFKGTNVKDAYDATLSVTASFSRYHNCIFVISTHIIEVGEALASYHNLQFAYMPTVMSGNIPVYPYTLKQGITSDRHGMMIVMNEGILEMIKGN